In the genome of Mucilaginibacter sp. 14171R-50, the window ACGTCTGCAATAAAAGCGATTATCTCATCGTGAAATCCTCCGGAATTAAGTTGGTTAATTAGTAATTATTGGTGCACCGCCGTTTAACACAACCAGCAATGTCAACGCGCTTAGTATATTTTTAATGGATGATCTGTTGAAATTTGAACATACCGGCCCTCCCCTCTTAAAAAAATTAAAGACGATTTTTAGCAAGCTGCTGAAGGGCATCACTTTCATAATTGGCTTAGTTTATATTGGTAATTGGTGCCTGTAATTGGTTGGCCAGGTACATTAAGCTCAATTATACGACGTAATTGACCTAAGTTTATGTAAACCGCGACTATATTTCTACGAAAACGTTTGAGTAGACAGGGTAATTGGTTACGATAACGTTTTCGTAAAAAAACCCGTTTTTGAATAGAAAAACAAGAAGGTTTGTCGTAAAATTGTCAAGCTGAAATATAGTGATCAACTAATAACGCGGAGGATAGTTCAAAAAATATGCTTACAATGCCATTCGGCATTATCGATAACGTTACATACGCTTAAAGTGTAATTGCTTACTGCAGCCGGTAAAAAATATCAATAACAAGCGCGCTGAACGGCCTTTCCCGTAAACCTAACAAACAGAAAAGAGTGTGCTAATACAAAAAACTACCGGGCTTAAATCCCTTTTCATCAACTGTCAAAACGGTTTGCGCCCGCGCCGAAAACGCGGCAAAGCATCCACACAATATAAATAGTATCTTTCTCAACAGTGTAAAATAGCTCTCGCTGCCAGGTACGGTTTAAGCAAAGCTTTAAACACGGCGGGGCCGCCTGGCTTTAACCGGTTCGTCGGGGCGCCTTAGCCTGGTATAAATCCGGGGTTTTACCACAACCGGTTCATCTTCCTTAATACTGATAGACAACTGCCGGCCGCCAAGCATAGTGCCGTTCAGCGCCGCTATTATTTGTTCGGCCCCGTGCCGGTCTGCCACTTCTAAAAAAGCGTACCCCTTGCATATTTTCGTCTTTTTATCACGCACTATCTTGATGGTGCAAACGTCGCCATACGGCGCAACAATCTGAACGAGTTCTAATTCCGTCATTTCCAGCGGGAAACCGCCAACAAATATTTTAACCATGTTTTCCATCGTACCCAGCAAAGGTAAGCAATCGCCCCATAAAAATATCTATAATCTTAACGCGGCACCGGCTGCGCTAAAAAAAGCAATTATAGCATTATTTATCAAATGCCATAAGCTTAAATCCCCGATCATTCAGAAGCATGGTTGTTTATGTTTTTCGTATTGTTAATTTAGTTTGTAGATTTAGCATCTCATTAGCAGTATATGAAAAATTTACCGGTTTTAAATAACAATCGCATCTTGCGTTTTTTTGGCGTACAAATAATAATGGCACTTATCGTTTTTTCTGGGGTTAAGGCTTCGGCGCCGATAGATAAAGATCCCGCCGTTATTGGCCGCTGGGATATCACGATAGAGAAAGACGGCAAAACCCTGCCATCGTGGTTAGAGGTGCAAAAATCGGGTACACATACGCTGATCGGGCGCTTTACTTATGCTTTCGGCAGTGCACGGCCTAT includes:
- a CDS encoding RNA-binding protein; the encoded protein is MVKIFVGGFPLEMTELELVQIVAPYGDVCTIKIVRDKKTKICKGYAFLEVADRHGAEQIIAALNGTMLGGRQLSISIKEDEPVVVKPRIYTRLRRPDEPVKARRPRRV